The Sphingomonas telluris genome includes a window with the following:
- a CDS encoding MarC family NAAT transporter gives MGSKGFREFGRDGASRGRTPIELFQEAIALTIGALLPIMNPFSTAPLFVALTAGMDRKARNRQALLACLYALGILVVFLLLGTAIIDFFRISIPGLRTAGGLIMSVIGFRMLFSTPAAPMTATPDAKQQRVEIAFTPLAMPSLAGPGSISVVLTATPQIRSVHPDDLVAVYVAVIVGMVITIGICLLVLRAASSMVRFLGQSGIDAMTRIFGFLIICIGMQFLLTGISDFFGLRHI, from the coding sequence ATTGGAAGCAAAGGGTTCCGCGAGTTTGGTCGGGACGGCGCAAGTCGGGGGAGGACTCCCATCGAGCTATTCCAGGAAGCTATTGCGCTCACGATCGGCGCCCTTCTGCCGATCATGAATCCGTTCAGCACCGCTCCCTTGTTCGTCGCTTTGACGGCCGGGATGGATCGGAAAGCGCGCAATCGCCAGGCGCTGCTCGCTTGTCTCTATGCGCTGGGAATCCTGGTGGTGTTCCTGCTTCTGGGAACGGCGATCATCGACTTCTTCCGCATTTCGATTCCCGGACTTCGAACGGCTGGCGGACTGATCATGTCCGTCATCGGCTTTCGCATGCTGTTCTCGACACCGGCCGCCCCAATGACGGCAACACCCGACGCCAAGCAGCAGCGAGTGGAAATCGCTTTCACTCCGCTCGCGATGCCAAGTCTCGCGGGACCCGGATCCATCTCAGTCGTGCTGACCGCCACTCCTCAGATCAGGAGCGTACATCCGGACGACCTCGTCGCCGTCTACGTTGCTGTCATAGTCGGCATGGTGATCACCATCGGAATCTGCCTGCTGGTCCTCCGCGCCGCCAGCTCAATGGTCCGTTTCCTGGGGCAGAGCGGCATAGATGCGATGACGCGTATCTTCGGCTTCCTCATCATTTGCATCGGGATGCAATTCCTCCTCACCGGGATCAGCGATTTCTTCGGCCTGCGCCACATCTAG
- a CDS encoding OmpA family protein — protein MKILGRSTVPLLLAAAAVPAWSGLCAQVQDPNAITVTGQMPTELAGLPKGPEVKGIMSARKGGQMQVTTADGSNTAILVSQATDIRSSGGFLGLDKNRLGADSLLNGLPVTVKTVQWSGGLVASQVRLSNKNLATASMIRNGTAQRFGEHDTAIAQNAAATEALRGRVGDIDKYNVKGTTNIYFDTGKWALSRDEESQLCAAAAQAKAMDNALLLVVGYTDAVGGEDYNQVLSERRAAKVVNYLQQHCGWAPYRMLTPTGMSEADPAADNTTAEGKAQNRRVAVNILVSKAVEGMEQQGG, from the coding sequence ATGAAAATTCTTGGACGATCGACGGTTCCCCTGCTGTTGGCCGCGGCTGCGGTGCCGGCCTGGAGCGGCCTTTGTGCGCAGGTGCAGGACCCGAATGCGATTACCGTGACTGGCCAGATGCCGACCGAGCTCGCCGGATTGCCCAAGGGACCTGAGGTCAAGGGCATCATGTCCGCGCGCAAGGGCGGGCAGATGCAGGTGACTACCGCCGACGGCAGCAACACGGCGATCCTTGTCTCCCAGGCGACCGACATCCGGTCGAGCGGAGGCTTTCTGGGCCTCGACAAGAACAGGCTTGGCGCGGACTCGCTGCTCAACGGGCTGCCGGTCACCGTCAAGACGGTGCAATGGAGCGGCGGCCTGGTGGCGAGCCAGGTGAGGCTCAGCAACAAGAACCTCGCGACCGCTTCGATGATCCGCAACGGCACTGCGCAGCGCTTCGGCGAGCACGATACGGCGATTGCCCAGAATGCGGCGGCGACCGAGGCGCTGCGCGGGCGCGTGGGCGACATCGACAAGTATAACGTCAAGGGCACGACGAACATCTACTTCGACACTGGGAAGTGGGCGCTGTCGCGTGACGAGGAGTCGCAGCTTTGCGCGGCCGCGGCCCAGGCCAAGGCGATGGACAACGCGCTGCTGCTGGTCGTTGGCTATACCGATGCGGTCGGCGGCGAGGACTATAACCAGGTCCTGAGCGAACGGCGCGCCGCCAAGGTCGTCAATTATCTGCAGCAGCATTGCGGCTGGGCGCCCTATCGCATGCTGACCCCTACGGGGATGTCCGAGGCGGACCCGGCGGCGGACAACACGACCGCCGAAGGCAAGGCCCAGAACCGCCGCGTCGCGGTCAATATCCTCGTCAGCAAGGCCGTCGAGGGTATGGAGCAGCAGGGCGGCTAA
- a CDS encoding alpha/beta hydrolase, whose translation MSDAATNPATEQWLDGTGGRIFTRHWEPAGTPKANLVICHGVNSHGGQYARAGEIFADRGFAVTALDLRGRGRSDGERFYTESVDDYVSDLSLAVELGRSKHPDLPLYLLGHSAGGVTSVAYTLDYQDRIDGLICESFAFRVYAPDFALKVLEGASHIAPHVHVLKLKMADFSRDPDWVAQLEADPLTLDEVQPVQTVAALARAGERFEREFGRITLPVLILHGTADKATRPDGSKQFFDEANSADKTLKLYEGYYHDLLNDLGREQVFDDITAWIDARLPAKADVAMRMPEVPAA comes from the coding sequence ATGAGCGACGCAGCGACGAACCCGGCCACTGAGCAATGGCTCGACGGGACCGGAGGTCGGATCTTCACGCGTCACTGGGAACCCGCGGGAACCCCGAAGGCCAATCTCGTCATCTGTCACGGCGTGAACTCACACGGCGGGCAGTATGCGCGGGCGGGCGAGATATTCGCGGACCGCGGCTTTGCCGTCACCGCGCTCGACCTGCGCGGGCGCGGCCGTTCGGATGGAGAGCGCTTCTACACCGAAAGCGTCGACGACTATGTCTCCGACCTCTCACTTGCGGTGGAGCTGGGCCGGTCGAAGCACCCGGACTTGCCGCTCTACCTGCTGGGTCATAGCGCCGGCGGGGTAACTTCCGTCGCGTATACGCTGGACTATCAGGACCGGATCGACGGGCTCATCTGTGAGAGCTTCGCCTTCCGCGTCTACGCTCCCGACTTCGCGCTGAAGGTGCTGGAGGGCGCCAGCCACATCGCGCCGCACGTCCACGTGCTCAAGCTCAAGATGGCGGACTTCTCTCGCGATCCGGACTGGGTTGCGCAGCTCGAGGCGGACCCGCTAACGCTCGACGAAGTGCAGCCGGTCCAGACCGTCGCTGCGCTCGCCCGGGCCGGCGAGCGGTTCGAGCGCGAGTTCGGGCGGATCACCCTTCCGGTGCTCATCCTGCACGGTACTGCGGACAAAGCGACGCGGCCCGACGGCAGCAAGCAGTTCTTCGATGAGGCGAACTCGGCCGACAAGACGCTGAAGCTCTACGAAGGCTATTATCACGACCTGCTGAATGACCTCGGCCGCGAGCAGGTCTTCGACGACATCACTGCATGGATCGACGCCAGGCTTCCGGCAAAGGCCGATGTTGCCATGCGGATGCCGGAGGTGCCTGCGGCTTAG
- a CDS encoding DUF1801 domain-containing protein — translation MDGTEAESASSLIDAKLASMTDWRGATLAKLRRLIREADPEVVEAVKWRKPSNPSGVPTWEHAGILCTGETYKDKVKLTFARGASLDDPKGLFNSSLDGGTRRAIDFQEGDEVDEAAFKALVREAVAANVANA, via the coding sequence ATGGATGGGACGGAAGCCGAATCTGCCTCCAGCCTGATCGACGCGAAGCTTGCTTCCATGACCGACTGGCGCGGAGCGACGCTCGCAAAGCTGCGCAGGCTCATTCGCGAGGCCGACCCCGAGGTCGTTGAGGCGGTGAAGTGGCGCAAGCCCTCCAATCCGTCCGGCGTCCCTACGTGGGAGCATGCCGGCATCCTCTGCACGGGCGAGACCTACAAGGATAAGGTGAAGCTGACCTTCGCCCGTGGTGCGTCGCTTGACGATCCGAAGGGCTTGTTCAACTCCAGCCTCGACGGCGGGACGCGCCGAGCGATCGACTTCCAGGAGGGCGACGAGGTGGACGAAGCGGCGTTCAAGGCGCTGGTCCGCGAAGCCGTCGCGGCCAACGTCGCGAATGCCTAG
- a CDS encoding alpha/beta fold hydrolase: protein MSLRPAILALSLAVAVPASAAVPPYPAAFHTQEIETNGATIHVRVGGKGPAVVLLHGYGETGDMWAPLAAELVRDHTVIVPDLRGLGLSSKPAGGFDKKTQGEDVAGVLDRLNVKQADVVTHDIGNMVGFAFAMEHPDRVRRFVLIDAPVPGVGPWEDILKNPLLWHFRFGGPDMERLVKGRERIYLDRFWNDFSADPKHFDEASREHYAKLYALPGAMHSGFEQFHAFDQDAIDNRAWLAGKGKLTMPVLALGGEKSFGDQMAVVMRAGASNVTGGIVPGSGHWIMEENPAATTRLVVDFLAKP, encoded by the coding sequence ATGTCTTTGCGTCCTGCGATCTTAGCGCTTTCCCTCGCTGTCGCCGTACCCGCCAGCGCCGCCGTTCCGCCTTACCCGGCCGCGTTCCACACGCAGGAAATCGAGACCAACGGTGCGACGATCCACGTCCGTGTCGGCGGCAAGGGACCGGCGGTCGTGCTCCTCCACGGCTATGGCGAGACCGGCGACATGTGGGCTCCGCTCGCCGCCGAGTTGGTCCGCGATCACACGGTGATCGTCCCCGACCTGCGGGGGCTCGGCCTTTCCTCAAAGCCCGCCGGCGGGTTCGACAAGAAGACGCAGGGTGAGGACGTCGCCGGAGTGCTCGACCGGCTGAACGTCAAGCAGGCCGATGTCGTCACGCACGACATCGGCAACATGGTCGGCTTCGCCTTTGCGATGGAGCATCCGGACCGCGTCCGCCGCTTCGTGCTGATCGACGCTCCGGTTCCTGGCGTCGGACCGTGGGAGGATATCCTAAAGAACCCGCTGCTCTGGCACTTCCGTTTCGGCGGGCCGGACATGGAGCGGCTGGTGAAGGGTCGGGAGCGCATCTACCTCGACCGCTTCTGGAACGACTTCTCGGCCGACCCCAAGCATTTCGACGAGGCGAGCCGCGAGCATTACGCGAAGCTCTATGCCTTGCCCGGAGCGATGCATTCCGGGTTCGAGCAATTCCACGCCTTCGACCAGGACGCGATCGACAATCGCGCCTGGCTCGCGGGCAAGGGCAAGCTCACCATGCCCGTCCTCGCGCTCGGCGGAGAAAAGAGCTTCGGCGACCAGATGGCCGTGGTGATGCGCGCCGGGGCGAGCAACGTCACCGGCGGGATCGTGCCCGGTTCCGGCCATTGGATCATGGAAGAGAATCCGGCGGCCACGACCAGGCTCGTCGTCGATTTCCTGGCCAAGCCCTGA
- a CDS encoding nuclear transport factor 2 family protein, whose protein sequence is MPNDDVPLAKLELAYRNWRESKGGNFEEVLDLFDDQIEMHSVLEEPKLNHELARVQRSRDDTRNYFRELLDNWEMIDFPQEKIVADGDTVVWIGRCHWKNKHDQSELNTPKIDVWTFRNGKAVRFFEMFDSLGFARAASLL, encoded by the coding sequence ATGCCCAACGACGACGTGCCTTTGGCCAAGCTCGAGCTGGCCTACCGCAACTGGCGCGAGAGCAAGGGCGGCAACTTCGAAGAGGTGCTCGACCTGTTCGACGACCAGATCGAAATGCATTCGGTGCTCGAGGAGCCGAAGCTCAATCATGAGCTGGCGAGGGTGCAGCGCTCCCGCGACGACACTCGCAACTATTTCCGCGAGCTCCTCGACAATTGGGAGATGATCGATTTCCCACAGGAGAAGATCGTCGCGGACGGGGACACGGTCGTGTGGATCGGCCGCTGCCACTGGAAGAACAAGCACGACCAGAGCGAGCTGAACACGCCGAAGATCGACGTCTGGACCTTCCGCAACGGCAAGGCCGTCCGCTTCTTCGAGATGTTCGACAGCCTGGGCTTCGCGCGAGCCGCGAGCCTGCTCTAA
- a CDS encoding ArsR/SmtB family transcription factor, protein MFHPSSEDLRPEAILHALSDPERAAIFAGIAGAECVQRCSVLADTGARIIPKSSLSQHFKVLREAGLIRSERQGVEMRNYSRCQEINDRFPGLLPAIMGAYGLGTAAA, encoded by the coding sequence TTGTTTCACCCCTCTTCGGAAGACCTCCGCCCGGAAGCGATCCTGCATGCGCTCTCGGATCCCGAGCGCGCGGCCATTTTCGCCGGAATAGCCGGGGCAGAATGCGTCCAGCGCTGTTCGGTGCTTGCGGACACCGGCGCGCGCATCATTCCGAAATCCTCTTTGTCGCAGCACTTCAAGGTGCTTCGCGAAGCCGGGCTCATCCGGTCCGAGCGGCAAGGCGTGGAGATGCGCAATTATTCGCGCTGCCAGGAGATCAACGACCGCTTCCCGGGACTGCTCCCCGCCATCATGGGCGCTTACGGACTGGGAACGGCGGCCGCCTGA
- a CDS encoding retroviral-like aspartic protease family protein translates to MSARRLVAIAAFGLSVACLTRDAGATAEPPRISKPRPAPDVPADVPPLPPAYFDPSLAIGGQDLKARKIETRLSVEVMVNGTGPYRFIVDSGADTSVVGLRIAQGLQLPVGRPATLHGMTSRDIVDRVKVDQLTLGTATIRNLLLPALREGDLGGEGMIGIDALSQQRLMMDFEKRTVKVEDAALPERSLPGDIVVIARRQRGQLILTHVRAAGFPLDAVIDTGSEITIGNLALRDKLIRKNRDKFITVPVTGVTGEVAKLELAKIAELQLGPVTLHDVPMAFADVPPFKLFGLSDQPALLLGTDLLESFRRISLDFKARKVRFQLRSCKTQGVLISTSPTAFTRLSSTGTPDVCGR, encoded by the coding sequence ATGTCCGCTCGTCGCCTCGTTGCCATTGCCGCGTTCGGGCTCTCGGTCGCATGCCTGACGCGCGATGCGGGCGCCACCGCCGAGCCGCCCCGCATCAGCAAGCCGCGGCCCGCGCCCGACGTTCCGGCCGACGTCCCGCCGCTTCCGCCGGCGTACTTCGATCCGAGCCTCGCCATCGGCGGGCAGGACCTCAAGGCGCGGAAGATAGAGACTCGCCTCAGCGTCGAGGTGATGGTCAACGGGACCGGGCCCTATCGTTTCATAGTCGATAGCGGCGCGGATACCTCCGTGGTCGGCCTCCGCATCGCCCAGGGACTGCAGCTACCGGTCGGCCGGCCCGCGACGCTTCACGGGATGACCTCTCGCGACATCGTCGATCGCGTGAAGGTCGACCAGCTCACCTTGGGGACCGCCACCATCCGCAACCTCCTTCTCCCCGCGCTGAGGGAGGGCGACCTGGGCGGCGAGGGCATGATCGGCATCGACGCGCTCAGCCAGCAGCGGCTGATGATGGATTTCGAGAAGCGCACGGTGAAGGTGGAGGACGCCGCTTTGCCTGAGCGGAGCCTTCCCGGGGACATCGTCGTCATCGCACGGCGGCAGCGTGGGCAGCTGATCCTGACCCACGTCCGCGCTGCCGGCTTCCCGCTCGACGCGGTGATCGATACTGGATCCGAGATCACGATCGGCAATCTCGCTCTCCGCGACAAATTGATCCGCAAGAACCGCGACAAGTTCATCACCGTGCCGGTGACGGGCGTGACCGGCGAGGTCGCCAAGCTCGAGCTGGCGAAGATCGCGGAGCTTCAGCTCGGTCCGGTGACGCTCCACGATGTGCCGATGGCCTTCGCCGACGTGCCGCCGTTCAAGCTGTTCGGTCTGTCCGACCAGCCGGCGCTACTCCTGGGGACCGACCTCCTGGAATCGTTCCGGCGCATCTCGCTCGACTTCAAGGCCCGCAAGGTCCGCTTCCAGCTGCGCAGCTGCAAGACGCAGGGCGTCCTGATCAGCACGTCCCCGACCGCCTTCACGCGGCTCTCCTCGACCGGCACCCCGGACGTGTGCGGGCGTTAA
- a CDS encoding DUF6445 family protein, with translation MAAPVLNPTAQTNVVRQGREQQPVIVIDDMLCDLDWWRATAEQLSYSRIGPHYPGLRAPVPPAQSNAMRDELEKLVRETFALDPVPPVLECYFSIVTTPPEALAPIQRLPHVDGLEPGRIAILIYLSGAEMGGTAFYRQRATGFETLDRDRYLQFEAALRAGIAEHGLPSPAYISGDTPLYEKIASYEGRPNRGLIYRSRSLHCAEIPAGLPLPASPRDGRLTINSFLFGA, from the coding sequence ATGGCGGCCCCGGTACTTAACCCGACAGCACAGACGAACGTCGTCCGGCAGGGCCGCGAGCAGCAGCCGGTCATCGTCATCGACGACATGCTTTGCGATTTGGATTGGTGGCGAGCAACGGCGGAGCAGCTCAGCTACAGCCGCATCGGACCGCACTATCCCGGACTGCGCGCGCCCGTGCCGCCTGCACAGTCGAACGCCATGCGGGACGAACTTGAGAAATTAGTCCGCGAGACGTTCGCGCTCGATCCCGTGCCGCCGGTCCTCGAATGCTATTTCTCAATCGTCACCACCCCGCCCGAAGCGCTCGCGCCGATACAGCGCCTGCCGCACGTGGACGGGCTGGAGCCGGGCCGCATCGCCATTCTCATTTATCTGTCCGGCGCGGAGATGGGCGGCACCGCCTTCTATCGCCAGCGCGCGACCGGTTTCGAAACGCTCGACCGTGACCGCTACCTGCAATTCGAGGCCGCCTTGCGCGCGGGCATTGCCGAGCATGGCCTGCCCTCGCCGGCCTACATCTCCGGCGACACGCCGCTCTACGAGAAGATCGCCAGCTATGAGGGGCGCCCGAACCGCGGGCTCATCTATCGCAGCCGATCACTGCACTGCGCGGAAATCCCGGCTGGCCTGCCACTGCCGGCGAGCCCCCGCGACGGGCGGCTGACGATCAACAGCTTCCTGTTCGGCGCTTAG
- a CDS encoding YaiI/YqxD family protein: MSGPIRILIDADACPVKEEIYRVAFRREVPVRVVSNSYLRVPAHPLIERVVVSDAFDAADDWIAGEADARTVVITGDILLADRCLKAGATVIGHNGKPFTTASIGGALATRAIMADLRAGGDIVGGPAPFAKADRSQFLQALDQVLVRLERA, from the coding sequence ATGAGCGGACCCATCCGCATCCTGATCGACGCCGACGCCTGCCCGGTGAAGGAGGAGATCTATCGTGTCGCATTCCGGCGCGAGGTGCCGGTGCGCGTGGTCAGCAACAGCTACCTGCGCGTGCCCGCCCATCCCCTGATCGAGCGGGTGGTCGTTTCAGACGCTTTCGACGCCGCCGACGACTGGATCGCGGGCGAGGCCGATGCCCGGACGGTGGTGATCACCGGCGACATCTTGCTAGCCGATCGCTGCCTGAAGGCGGGCGCCACCGTCATCGGGCACAACGGCAAGCCGTTCACGACGGCGAGCATCGGCGGCGCCCTCGCGACCCGCGCGATCATGGCCGACCTGCGCGCGGGCGGCGACATCGTTGGCGGGCCGGCACCGTTCGCGAAAGCGGACCGGTCGCAATTCCTGCAGGCGCTGGATCAGGTTTTGGTGCGATTGGAGCGAGCTTAG
- a CDS encoding DUF5131 family protein: protein MAGVSEIEWTDVTWNPVAGCTLASAGCTNCYAMRMAARLQAMGHDKYKGTTRKSGGRYVWTGRVNVDYSSLSAPLEWRRSKRIFVNSMSDLFHENVPDDFIERVWEVMAACPQHHFQILTKRPDRMAQMIRKGRLAVLQNAWLGTSVESSEVVNRVEHLARIQHATLFVSFEPLIGRIDDLDLRRVHWAIVGGESGPRARAMKEEWVDRLHEICRRDDVAFFFKQWGGQNKKAAGRELHGRTYDEFPLELEA from the coding sequence ATGGCTGGCGTCTCGGAAATTGAATGGACGGACGTTACGTGGAACCCAGTCGCCGGGTGCACCTTGGCGTCGGCCGGCTGCACCAATTGTTATGCGATGCGTATGGCTGCTCGCCTGCAGGCCATGGGCCACGACAAATACAAAGGTACAACGCGTAAGAGCGGCGGGCGATACGTTTGGACGGGCCGGGTGAATGTCGATTATTCGAGCCTGTCAGCACCTTTGGAATGGCGACGCTCGAAGCGCATTTTCGTCAACTCCATGTCCGACTTGTTTCACGAGAACGTGCCGGACGATTTCATTGAAAGGGTTTGGGAGGTGATGGCGGCATGCCCCCAACACCACTTCCAGATTTTGACGAAGCGTCCCGACCGTATGGCTCAAATGATCCGCAAAGGTCGGCTCGCTGTTCTCCAGAATGCCTGGTTGGGAACTTCCGTTGAGAGCTCGGAAGTCGTCAATCGCGTTGAGCACCTAGCTAGGATCCAGCACGCCACCCTTTTCGTGTCCTTCGAACCCCTAATCGGTCGGATTGACGACCTCGACCTGCGGCGAGTTCATTGGGCAATTGTTGGCGGGGAGTCCGGTCCCAGGGCTCGAGCCATGAAAGAAGAGTGGGTGGATCGCCTTCATGAAATTTGCCGACGAGACGACGTCGCGTTCTTCTTCAAACAGTGGGGTGGTCAGAACAAAAAGGCTGCAGGCCGCGAATTGCATGGCCGGACTTACGACGAGTTCCCGCTTGAACTCGAGGCCTAG
- a CDS encoding glucose 1-dehydrogenase, translating to MSKLAGKVAVVTGASKGIGAGIAKALAAEGAAVVVNYASSKSGADAVVEAITETGGKAVAVQGDVSNEAQAKTVVDTALNEFGRLDILVNNSGVYEFAPIETTTEEQYRKMFDVNVLGTLLTTKAAVPHLKEGASVINISSAVTSVLMPESAVYTGTKGAVDAITGVLANELGPRKIRVNAINPGVVETEGSVAAGVIGSEFESGAIAQTPLGRTGRPDDIGDIAVFLASDDARWLTGEKLTASGGLR from the coding sequence ATGTCGAAACTTGCAGGCAAGGTCGCCGTCGTCACGGGTGCGTCGAAGGGCATCGGCGCGGGAATCGCCAAGGCGCTTGCCGCCGAGGGAGCGGCCGTCGTGGTCAATTACGCATCGAGCAAGTCGGGCGCCGACGCGGTGGTCGAGGCCATCACAGAGACAGGCGGCAAGGCCGTCGCGGTCCAGGGCGACGTGTCCAACGAAGCGCAGGCGAAGACCGTCGTGGACACTGCGCTGAACGAATTCGGGCGGCTGGACATCCTCGTCAACAACAGCGGCGTCTATGAGTTCGCGCCGATCGAGACGACGACGGAGGAACAGTATCGCAAGATGTTCGACGTCAACGTGCTCGGCACCTTGCTAACCACCAAGGCCGCCGTTCCGCACCTCAAGGAAGGCGCGAGCGTCATCAACATCTCCTCCGCGGTCACGAGCGTGCTCATGCCCGAGTCCGCCGTCTACACGGGCACGAAGGGCGCGGTGGACGCGATCACCGGCGTGCTCGCCAATGAGCTCGGCCCGCGCAAGATCCGCGTTAACGCCATCAACCCGGGCGTGGTTGAAACCGAGGGCTCGGTTGCGGCTGGGGTCATCGGGTCCGAGTTCGAGTCCGGCGCCATTGCGCAGACGCCGCTCGGCCGCACCGGCCGTCCCGACGACATCGGCGACATCGCCGTGTTCCTGGCGTCCGATGACGCACGTTGGCTGACGGGCGAGAAGCTCACCGCGAGCGGCGGGCTTCGCTAG
- a CDS encoding glycoside hydrolase family 15 protein — translation MASHLVTGNGFGFAVVAPEQGALTKFYPHPHSYVRPDPANPLGEGIETANFIKSLSWGGSRGKVAADYVNDSHVIRMRGATGTATAFMPFALNRPALIISREDTQASGWRAQWNQPLRSRAALRNGAQLLRFEGIDEPLLLVPLTRSGSSRSPGPLAGSSAWALVPLERVSEAQGAITELNRWRAGLSPQQLLERELAEFEHWRARPSVHFKSEQERHLWRQSETMLRIAQSREPNRSGRYGNGLIVAALPDVFSTPWVRDMAWATVALIRMGHQAEARAALLAYFNARPTGKMRAEVNGADYQISVVRYWGDGAEEPFFTQEGSTNIEFDNWGEVLWMLGEYLRKYDDPGVLGTATYRGPLYDSARDFIVQPLMANTEKYGDGLIVGADTSIWEERQKDKKHFAFSTAMAIVGIREFADVAKRAGDPRAHEQALQDLALLERGFAGAFIRTGKLRGTLEDGVKNDIDGALMPIINFGVVRDPEVVRDAVERMELLKVASGGYRRVRGTYTDPKIFEYWYEQQEFLFVDFTLAELYRRIGRSREADAMLARIVDKAAADHNIIPEMYVAVPCELFPGKIGDPTGAMPMVGYGAGAFVLHVLEREGMTSKP, via the coding sequence GTGGCGTCCCACCTCGTCACCGGCAACGGCTTCGGCTTCGCGGTCGTCGCACCTGAGCAGGGCGCGCTGACCAAATTCTATCCGCATCCCCACAGCTACGTACGCCCGGATCCTGCGAACCCACTCGGCGAGGGGATCGAGACGGCCAACTTCATCAAGTCGCTGAGTTGGGGCGGAAGCCGCGGCAAGGTCGCCGCGGACTATGTCAATGACTCACACGTCATACGCATGCGCGGCGCGACGGGCACCGCGACGGCCTTCATGCCCTTCGCTCTGAACCGTCCCGCGCTGATCATCTCCCGGGAAGACACGCAGGCCTCCGGCTGGCGCGCGCAGTGGAACCAGCCACTGCGATCCCGAGCAGCGCTGAGGAACGGCGCGCAGCTCTTGCGCTTTGAAGGGATCGACGAGCCCCTTCTGCTGGTGCCGCTGACAAGGAGCGGAAGTTCACGTTCGCCCGGCCCGCTGGCCGGGAGTTCGGCCTGGGCTCTAGTGCCGCTGGAGCGGGTGAGCGAAGCGCAGGGGGCCATCACCGAACTCAACCGTTGGCGGGCCGGACTGTCGCCGCAGCAACTCTTGGAGCGCGAGCTCGCCGAGTTCGAACATTGGCGAGCCAGGCCTTCGGTGCATTTCAAGAGTGAACAAGAAAGGCACCTCTGGCGGCAAAGCGAAACCATGCTCCGCATTGCCCAGAGTCGCGAGCCGAACCGCTCCGGCCGTTATGGCAACGGCCTCATCGTCGCTGCTTTGCCGGATGTCTTCTCCACGCCCTGGGTGCGCGACATGGCCTGGGCGACGGTAGCCCTGATCCGCATGGGTCACCAGGCGGAAGCGCGGGCAGCGCTGCTCGCTTATTTCAATGCCCGGCCTACGGGAAAAATGCGCGCCGAGGTGAACGGCGCCGACTATCAAATATCGGTCGTGCGCTACTGGGGCGACGGAGCGGAGGAGCCCTTCTTCACGCAGGAAGGGAGCACCAACATCGAATTCGACAATTGGGGCGAAGTATTGTGGATGCTGGGCGAATATCTGCGCAAGTATGATGACCCGGGCGTGCTGGGGACCGCCACCTATCGCGGTCCGCTCTACGACAGCGCGCGCGATTTCATCGTGCAGCCGCTGATGGCGAATACGGAGAAATATGGCGACGGCCTGATCGTCGGCGCCGACACCAGCATCTGGGAGGAGCGGCAGAAGGACAAGAAGCACTTCGCCTTCTCGACGGCCATGGCGATAGTAGGTATCCGCGAGTTCGCCGACGTGGCGAAGCGGGCGGGCGACCCGCGGGCGCATGAACAAGCGCTCCAAGACCTGGCCCTTCTCGAAAGGGGCTTTGCCGGTGCCTTCATCCGAACCGGGAAGCTACGGGGCACGCTCGAGGACGGCGTGAAGAACGACATCGACGGCGCGCTCATGCCCATCATCAATTTCGGGGTCGTGCGCGATCCCGAAGTCGTTCGCGACGCGGTTGAGCGGATGGAACTGCTGAAGGTGGCCTCGGGGGGATATCGGCGGGTGCGCGGTACCTACACGGACCCGAAGATCTTCGAATATTGGTACGAACAGCAGGAGTTCCTGTTCGTCGACTTCACATTGGCCGAACTCTACCGGCGGATCGGACGGTCTCGGGAGGCTGACGCGATGCTTGCTCGCATCGTCGACAAGGCAGCGGCCGACCACAACATCATTCCCGAAATGTACGTCGCCGTCCCGTGTGAGCTCTTTCCCGGAAAGATCGGCGATCCGACCGGCGCCATGCCGATGGTCGGGTACGGTGCCGGAGCGTTCGTCCTGCACGTGCTGGAACGCGAGGGCATGACATCAAAACCGTGA
- a CDS encoding gamma-glutamylcyclotransferase family protein, whose amino-acid sequence MPLLFSYGTLQQPEVQRANYGRLLDGAPDALVGYRLEALAITDPEIVRVSGKAVHTIARYTGDPSDRIEGIRFELTEAELAATDRYEVDAYARADVILESGAHAFVYVGLDRA is encoded by the coding sequence ATGCCGCTGCTCTTCTCCTACGGCACGCTCCAGCAGCCTGAGGTGCAGCGGGCCAACTACGGGCGGCTGTTAGACGGCGCGCCGGACGCGCTGGTCGGCTATCGGCTAGAAGCGCTGGCGATTACCGATCCGGAAATCGTCCGCGTATCGGGCAAGGCGGTCCACACGATTGCGCGTTACACCGGCGACCCGTCGGACCGGATCGAAGGCATCCGTTTCGAACTGACCGAGGCCGAGCTCGCCGCCACCGACCGATACGAAGTCGATGCCTACGCCCGCGCCGACGTCATCCTCGAAAGCGGCGCCCACGCCTTCGTCTATGTCGGCCTGGACCGCGCCTAG